The following DNA comes from Mycobacteroides immunogenum.
ATCCCTGGCGAAGATCGCCGAACACGTGGGGGTAGCCAAAAGCGCGGTGCTCTATCACTTCACTTCCAAGACTGAGGTCATCGAATCCGTGATGGTCGAGGTCTTCACCCGCGCTGCCACCACGATCGTGCCCGCCGTGCACGCACAGTCCACCGCGACGGCGCGGCTCACGGCCTACATCAGAGCCAACATCGAATTCATCGTGAACAATCGGGTGGCCGCGATAGCTCTGCTGGAGATCATCACCGGCTATCGCAGCCAGGGCGGCCTGCGCTTCGACCAGGCGGCCGCGGAGACAGCGCCACCGGCTGAGTTCGCGGCGATGGATCCTGAGTCAATCTTTGCCGATGGCGTGGCCACCGGCGAATTCCAGCCGCTTTCCCCTCGATTCATGAAGACCGCGCTGCGGGCCGCCCTGGATGGCGCGGTCTGGGAGCTGGGCCGAGACGTCGGCTACGACGCCACCGGATATGGGGAACAGCTGGTCCAGATATTCACCAAAGCCGTCGGCTGCGCACCATGACCAGCATCCTGCTCTGCGCAGACGGCGACACCGAAAACAGCACCCGCGATTCCGCGACGGCTGACTGGCACATCGACGAAAGGTGTAGATGATGGCTACCGAGCTACTGATGGGCAACGCGCTGCTGGCCGGTGCGATCACACTGGCGGGCGGTGCGATCGGAGCAGGGATCGGTGACGGCATGGCCGGCGCTCAGCTCATCGCCGGAGTGGCCCGCCAACCGGAATCGCAGAACCGTTTGTTCACACCATTTTTCATCACGGTCAGCCTGGTAGAGGCGACGTTCTTCATCAACATCGCGTTCATGGCCCTGTTTGTCTTTGCTACCCCTGGCGGATAGTCACTGGTCCGTATCCCCTGCGGCCATCACGATTTCGTGAATCAGCCGCATCTTCTCCAGCACGGGGCCGGGCAGCACGAACGGATACAAGTCGAGGTGCCCCATCGAGCGATTCACCATGTTGAGCGACCAGGCCAGCGGCAGCCACATCTCGATGATGGTGTCGAATCCGCTCGGCCCCAGCACCCTTCGATCGAAGGTGCCGCCGGCGGGTGCCAGCGCGAAGGACGCGGCGGTGTCCAAGGTGTCCCGAATATGCAAGTAGTGCGCGAAGGTCTCCGCCCAGTCCTCGGCGGGATGCATGGTGGCATAGGAGGACACATAGTTCTCCTCCCAGCCCTCCGGCGCACCGTGCTGGTAGTGACGGTCAAGCGCCGCCTGGTAGTCGGCGTCCGCATCACCGAAGAGGGCGCGGAACCGCTCCAGATAATCCGGCGAGGCACCGACAAGCCGGTAATAGAAGTAGTGCCCGATCTCGTGACGGAAGTGTCCGAGCAGAGTTCGGTACGGCTCATCCATCGAAATACGGAGCTGCTCGCGATGTACATCGTCACCTTCGGCCAGATCCAGTGTGATCACGCCGTTGTGATGGCCCGTCATCACCTGTTCCTGCTCACTGGAGAGCAAGTCGAAGGCCAGCCCGAACTCGGGGTCGACATCTCGACCGGTGACCGGTAGGCGCAACTCGGCCAGTTCGGCGATGAGCCGGCGCTTCGCCCGCTCCGCCTCTGCGAATGCCGGCAAGGCCGTGGTGTCGGAGTCATTGGGCCGGGTGCGAGTGAGCGCACACGAGGCACACAATGTTGCCGTCCCGGCACCGCTTACCAGCCAATTGCATTCGGCCACATGCAGATTTGCGCACAGCTGGTGGCTGTCGGCGTCGACGAATCCGGGACCCTCGTCCTCGGCGAGGACCAGCAATGCCCGCTGTGCGAGGGCGAATCCCACGTGGCTGCCGCACGACAGGCACACCGAGTTCTCGAACGCAAGGTGCTGGCCGCACTGCGGACAGATGAAATCACGCATGGGCGGGGCTCTCCTCACAGGGTGCGACGTCAACCGACACATCTATCGTGCTGCTGTCTGAATCTGTGTAGATGATGCCGCGCAAGGGCGGGACGTCGGCGTAATCGCGGCCCCAGGCCACGGTGACATACCGTTCGTCGGCAAGGGTGTCATTCGTCGGATCGAAAGCCACCCAGCCGTCCGGCGGAACCCACACCGCGGCCCAGGCGTGCGTGGCGTCGGAACCGACCAAACGCGGCTGCCCTGGCGGCGGATTCGTTGCCAGATAACCGGATACGTAACGTGCCGCCAGCCCCTGCGTGCGCAGGGCCGTGGCCGCGATGCGGGCGAAATCCTGACAGACACCCTCCCGCGCGGCCAGCACCTCACTGACCTTGGTGGAGATGGTGGTCGAACCCGAGCGGTACTCGAAGTCACGGTAGATCCGGCCCATCAGATCCACCACCGCCTCGCCCAGTGGCCTCCCGGCGGTGAAACTCACCGCGGCGTAATCACGGACATCCTCAGTGATCTCCGGAGGCACCAGGTCGAGAACAAACTCGGTGGCCAACGCCGCCGCTCCTGACGTTTCTCCGGATGCCGGGCGGGCAAGCTCCCACGGCTGGTCCCACCCGGCTCCCGGCGGCGCCGAATTCTCGACATCGACGATCGAGCGAGCCGTCACACTCAGCTCGCGATGCGGCGTGGTGACGTGGAAGTACAAGCTCAGATTCCCGTACAGGTCCCGGCCGGTGGATCTGTCCGAGGGCTCCGGCTCAACGATCAGCTCGCTGGATTCACAATGCTGCCAATCGGTCTCACGCGGGGTCAGGTACCCGCGTCCGTATGAGCTGGTGACGTCGTCGGAGTACCGGTACAGCGTGCGGTGCGTCACCTGGTATCGGATCGCAGGCGCAGCGCCGGGACTCAGGTCCCCGGTCATGGCAGCCTCCGTCTGGTATCGGGACCCCACAGTGGCTGCATACCGGTCGGCATGGACAGGTGCGTGGCAGTGACCACGGACGACAGCTCACGCAGCACCTGGTGCACATTGTCGAGAGTTTCGGACAGCGTCTCCCGCTGTCCCTGGTCTCCGACGGTATCCAGATCGGCAGGATCAATCCGCCTCAGCTGCGTCACCAGATCTTCCACCAACCGTTCGGGACGTGACGTCCCGGAGGCGCTGGGCAGCGACTTGAGATCGTTCCGCAGCGACTCCACTTGATAAAGAAGGGATCTCGGATTGTCGGCATCGAACAACAACAGATCCGCGACGGCCTCCAGACTGATCTTGCCCCTGGTGCGGCGGCGGTACATCACCGAAGACTCACAGGCCACCAGCGTGGACTCGGTGACCGACTGCTCGGCGGCGCGGCCGCGGACCGTGGTCAGCGTGGATCGCAGTAACGCCGTCAGGCCCAGGCCGCGTTCGATGCGCTTACCGATATCCATGATGGTCCAGCCGATGTCGTGCACCGTCGATTCCGCGGCCAGCCCGGACAGCGCGAGAAGGCCCGCCAGCACCTGGGTCTGGGTCGCGGCCAGCACGGTGTCGTCGGCACGCGTCGGAGTGTCACGGGATCGCGTGAATTCGTCGTACTCGGATGCGGCGGCAGCGATGGCCCGATCCATACCGCCCAGCACCATCCAGGTGTCGTTGGACATCTGGTCGCGCACCGCCCGGGCAGCTAGGCCCAGCCGTTCCACCGATTGGGCCAGCGAACCGGCGCGCTCCTTGTCCACCGTCAAAGACCACAGCTGTGTTCCCAGATCCTCGGCGTCGGTAGCGGTACCGGTGATGTCCCCCAGCGCTTTCAACAGCACCGGGACGCATTCGCTGGCCTCCATGAACTGGCGGTATCGGTACTCGTGGAAGCGCTCCCGAGTCACCGACAGCAGCCGGACCAGGTTTTCCGCGCGTTCACCGTAACGTCCCAGCCAGAACAAGTCGGACAGCACGCGAGGCGAGCTGACGGCATCCGATCCCACAGAGCGGCCGACGGGCGCATCCAACGGCGCCACGGTCAACGCGCGCTCCGTCTGATCGCGGTCCGGCTGCTGAACCCAAATATCTTTGGCAGCAAAGCTATTGAGTATCGAACCCGAGTATCCGGAGGCTGTTATGTAGCCCAGCCCACCGATCATCGGCGCATATCCGCCGCGCTGCGCGACCGTGAACAAGCGCATACCGACCGGCGTGGCGGTGAGTGCCCCGGAGCGCAGGTACGTGGGCGCCACCGACAATTCGGGGAGCTCTTGACCAACCCAGCACCAGGGTGCCGCCTCGATACGCGCGCGCAACGTTTCCAGGGTCTGCGCCGACTCCAGCGGTCCGGTGTAGACCTCCTCCCCCACTGTGGATTTCACCAACAGCGAGCTCAGATGCGCAAGCAGATGAGAGCGCTCCGCGTCGATACCGCCCCACCACGACTGGGCGCCCGGCAGGGCCAGCGGCTCATCGAGCAGGCGCTGCGACAGCTGCGGCAAGAAGCGGGCCAGCCCGGGATTCTCCAACACCCCGCTGCCCAACGAGTTGACGACAGTCACCGCGCCGCGCCGCAGCACCTCGACCAGACCCACCACGCCCAACCTCGAGTCGGCACGCAGATCAAGCGGATCGGAGTAATCGGCGTCCACGCGGCGCAGCACCACATCAACCCGCCGCAGGGTGCCCAGCGACCTCATCCAGAGTTTCCCGTCACGCACCACCAGGTCGGCCGACTCGACCAGCGGGAAACCCAGCACCGAAGCGAGATATGCCTGGTCAAAGGAAGTCTCGGAATGGATACCCGGACTGAGCACCACCACCGTCGGATCCTCGACCGATTCGGGTGCGACATCGATGAGCGCCAGCCGCAGTGTCTGCGCGAACGACGACGTCGGCCGCGGCGCCACCTTCTCGTATAGGTCCGGGGCAGCATGCGCGACCACCCGCCTGTCGGCCATCGCATATCCGGCGCCGGAGGGGGCCTGCGTCCAATCCCTGTTCACGCGGAAATCGCCGGCGGCGGCGCGACCGATATCGCACCCGAGCAGAAACAGCTGATGCCGACCGGGCAGGGCCATACCGTGGGCGGCACGCACGTAGCCAGGGTGCGCGAAGAGCAGCTGCGGCGGCAGCGCCCCGGAGCTGATCAACTCCTGCGGTCCGTACAGGTCGCTGAGGACCGCGTCCAGCAACGTGGCCCGCTGGGTAAGTCCGACCTCCAGAACGTTCCAGTCCGCGGGGTCGACCAGCAACGGCAGCCCGTCCAGACGCCACGGCACCGGATAGACGGGGGCGTCGGGCCCCGGCGCAGATCCGGAGGCGCGGCGCGGATCCATGTAGGTGATGCCGTCGCTGTCGATGAGCGTGTGGACCCGGTCCAGCAGACGGTCCAGGCCCGGGCGGCCACGTTGTGCGATGGCGTCGGCTAGGTCGATCCAGGCGGGCCGCACGCTGCCGTCAGGCGCCAGGAACTCGTCGTAGCCCGCCTGGCTGCCCCGGCGCCCGACCTCGAACAGTGCTCCCTGAGCACGCGCGCTGCGATACTGCCCAATCAACGGGTTATCACCCAGACTGAAGCCTGGTCCGACGGGAGCCCCCGAAGCAGGTGCTGCCACCGGCCGTACCTTCCTTCCCGTTTATGCGGTTCTACCTGCGTCCCACGGTTCTCGCACGGCGCAAATCCAGGATGCCGGGCGCCACGGCGTCTGTGGACATGCGGGCTTGTTTCTCGCGCAAGTCTGACAAATCGACACGACCGGTGGTGTAACCGGTGGCATCGAAACGCCGTCCGCGGCGTGCTTCGGCGGCTACCGCGTTGACGGGAGGGTCGTCGTACGAGCGCCCGCCGGGGTGTGAGACGTGATAGGTGCAGCCGCCCCGGGACAGGGCATTGGCGGTATCGATGAGCTCGAAACGCAGCGGATCGTCGACGGTGATGCTCGGATGCAGAGCGCTGGGCGGCTGCCAGGCCCGGTATCGGACGCCGGCCACCTGTACATCCGGATTTTCGGTGGAGAGCAGCGGAATGGGCTCGCCGTTGCAGGTGACCACGTACCGGGAGCGGTCGGCGCCGATGACCCGTACCTGCACCCGTTCGATCGACGAGTCCACGTACCGGGCGGTGCCGCCCGCGGTGGCCTCCTCCCCGAGCACCCGCCAGGGTTCGATGGCGCCACGCAATTCGATCTCGATACCGTCGAACACCGCGGTGCCGATGCGCGGAAACCGGAACTCGGTGAACGGATCGAGCCAGCTGGTCTCGAACGCTATCCCGTGCGCACGCAGATCGGCAGCAACCTGCGCGATATCGTGAATAATGAAGTGCGGCAGTAAGTAACGGCCGTGCAAATTCGCGCCGTGGCGAATCAGCGGAGCCCGCAGGGGCTGCTCCCAGAACCGGGCTACCAGCGCGCGGACCAGTAGCGACTGGACCATCGCCATCTGAAAATGTGGCGGCATCTCGAAGCCACGCAACTCCAGCAGCCCCAGGCGGCCGCGGGCACTGTCGGGGCTGTAGAGCTTGTCGATGCAGAACTCCGCGCGATGGGTGTTTCCGGTGATGTCGGTGAGCAGGTGCCGAAGCGCCCGGTCGACATGCCACGGCGCGACGTCCGAGGCCCGGCCGTCTTCTGGGGTTTTCGTCAACCTATCGATCTCGGCGAAGGCAATCTCCAGCTCGTACAGCGCCTCTTCGCGTCCCTCGTCGACGCGTGGAGCCTGTGACGTGGTGCCGACGAACCGCCCGGAGAACAGGTACGACAACGCCGGATGGTGCTGCCAGTAGGTCAGCAGCGATACCAGGAGATCGGGCCGCCGCAACAGTGGCGACGCCGCAGGCGTACGGCCCCCCAATGTGATGTGGTTACCGCCGCCTGTTCCGGTGTGAGTTCCGTCGACATCGAACGACTCGGTGGTCAGGCGTGCTTTGCGCGCTTCCTCATAGAGGGACCGCAGTTGCACAGACTGCTCGGCGAAACTGCCGGTCGGGGTCACATTGACCTCGATCACCCCCGGATCGGGTGTGATGCTCATGGCCTCCAGCCGTGAATCCGGCGGTGGCCCATACCCTTCGATGACCAAGGGGCAGGTGACCGCCGCCTCGATGCGCGCGATGAGATCCACGAAGTCCTCGACCTGTTCCAATGGCGGCAGGAACAGGTACAGCAGACCATCACGGATTTCCGCGACCAGGGCCGTGGTTGGCGCCCCCTCGGCGGGCACCACCACAGCCGTCGCGCCGGTGCGCTGGGCATCGAATTCCGCGGGGGCGCTCAACGGGTCCGCCTCGGCGGGGCGCGGGGCAGGTTTCCATGCGATCGCGTCCAACGGCAGCCGCAATCCTGCCGGAGAGTCGCCGTCTGCCAGCACGATCCGGCCCCGGCGAAGCGTCCAGTCGGCGCTTTCCCAACCATCCTCGCCGCGGTGCAGCGGCAACACATACGCCGTCGCCTCCAGCACCGACTCATCCAGACGGCTCAGCAGCTCGGCCCGAACACCCGCCGAATCCTCTTGCGGTGACGGGTCATCGGCGGAATTCACCGGAGCGCCCTCGGGGCGCCGAACCGCCGCGGCGAGCCTGCTCAGCGGGTCCTCATACGCCGGACGGACCTGACTGTCCGGCAGCCCTAGATCACCGGCCAGAGCACTCAGCAGCGCGCGGTCGGCTCCCTCGGGGGTGGACCATGGACGATCCTCGTCCCACGGGTCGGCCAGCAGCTCGGGATCGGACCACAGCGGTTGACCGTCGCGGCGCCAGTACAAACCGATCTGCCAGCGCGGTAGCGGCTCGCCCGGATACCATTTCCCTTGACTGCGCTGCACCAAACCCGTTGGCGCCCAGGCCGCTTTGAGACGGGCGGCAAGGTCGCTGGCACGTACGCGCTTGTGTTTCCCGTCGGCCGCGGTGGTCCACTGCTCGGAGACCTGATCGTCGATCGATACGAACGTCGGTTCGCCACCCATCGTCAACCCGACGGCGGCCGCGTCGAGCCGGGTGTCGATCTCCTCGCCCAGGGCGATCACTGATTCCCAGGTCGCTGCGGTGTAGGGCAACGTGACGCGCGGATCTTCATGCACGCGCGTCACGGTGTTGGAGAAATCGAGAGTCGACTCGCACATGTCGGTGGCACCGGTTATCGCGGCCGATGTCGACGGATGCGGAGTCGCGGACAGCGGAATGTGCCCCTCCCCCGCGAACAGCCCTGAGGTGGGATCCAGACCGACCCACCCGGCGCCGGGGATGTACACCTCGGCCCAGGCGTGCAGATCGGTGAAGTCGGCAACCGGCCCTGAAGGCCCATCGATTTCGGCGATATCCGAGGTCAGCTGAACCAGGTACCCGGACACGAAACGGGCGGCGAGTCCCTTCTGGCGCAGGAGGGACACCAGCAGCCACGCGGTGTCACGGCACGAACCGATACCCAACGCCAGCGTGGTGTCGGGGCTCTGCACTCCGGGTTCCAGACGCACCGCGTAGCCGACATCGGCGCAGAGCGCCTGGTTGAGGGTGACGAGATAGTCGATGATGCGCGTGTCGGGCGGCATCGTGAAGTTGGCCACCCAGGCCCGTACCAATTCACCGGGGCCCGAACCGGGTACGGACTCGTCCACCGGCTTGAGATACGGCTCCAGATCGGCCGCCAATGCGGGCGGATACCCGAACCCGATGTGCTCGGCCCATTCCTCGATGAAGAAGTCGAACGGGTTGACCGATTTCAGATCGGCAATGAGCCCGACCGTGATGGAGAGTTGCCGGGTCCGGTTCGGGAACACCACGCGGGCAAGGAAATTACCGAAGGCGTCCTGCTGCCAGTTGATGAAGTGATCGCCGGGGGCGATCCGCAGCGAATAGGCCTCGATGGGGGTCCGGGTGTGCGGCGCCGGGCGCAACCGAATCTCGTGCGGGTGCACCTGCACGAGTCTGTCGAATGCGTAGCTGGTCCGATGCTCCAGCGCCACCTTGATGCCCATCGGCTGATCCCACCATAACCTGGCTTCACCCGCAGGGTCTGCGAATCAGAGCCTCATGCGCTACCGGTCACCGGGGATGGCGTCAGTCCGCCGGACATGTAGCTCGAGCGTGCGAATACGGTTGAGATCCGGCCAGAAATCGACACGACACGCACACTCGGCGCACTAGCCGCGGCGCAGCTCGAAAATCGGGATCGGCCGGGCCGTCTTCTGCTGGTAATCGGCGAAAACCGGAATCAGCTCGACCACCTTCGGATACAGCGCGTCGCGTTCGTCGAGCGAAAGCTCATGTGCGACGACGTCATATCCCTGCGCACCGATGTCGATATGCGCATCTGGATTCGCACGCAGGTTATGCACCCAGGCGGGGTCCTTGTCGGAACCGCCGAACGAACCGACAATGTAGATCGTGTCGTCGATGTTGAAGTAGGCCAGCGGATTCAGGCGTTTCTGTCCGCTCTTGGCGCCGGTGTTCGTTAGCAGCAGGATCGGCACGCCGGCGAATTGCCCGCCCACCTCACCGCCATTGGCACGGAACTCCTGGGCGATGCTGTCATTGAATTCGTTGATTACCGCAACGGGCTGCTCATTGAAGGGTGTGTCATCGGTCACCACACCAGAGTGCCACTGTTGCGCCGCGTTCTCAGGTTGCGCTGTCAGGATGGCGGGGTGACGGTGGCTGCCTCCCAGGATCGGCGTTGGTTCGGTTCAACCGAGATCCTGGTCGTGGCACTCATCGCTATGGCCCTGGCAGCGGGCTGGTTACGTGGGATCGTCGACGGCAACGAGAAGCTGGCGACGGCCGGGACGGTGTTCTGCGGGGTGTTCGTCCAGGCCGTCCCCTTCCTTGCGCTCGGGGTGATCGTGAGTGGTCTGGTCGCGACCTTCGTGACCCCCGAGCGGCTCGCGCGGTGGCTGCCTGACCGGTCCGTCGCCGCGGTCGCGGTGGCCGGCGTCAGCGGTGCGGCATTGCCCGGTTGCGAATGT
Coding sequences within:
- a CDS encoding TetR/AcrR family transcriptional regulator → MRSEESLTFTERARRAQIVAGAIEVLAGAGYPQTSLAKIAEHVGVAKSAVLYHFTSKTEVIESVMVEVFTRAATTIVPAVHAQSTATARLTAYIRANIEFIVNNRVAAIALLEIITGYRSQGGLRFDQAAAETAPPAEFAAMDPESIFADGVATGEFQPLSPRFMKTALRAALDGAVWELGRDVGYDATGYGEQLVQIFTKAVGCAP
- a CDS encoding F0F1 ATP synthase subunit C; the protein is MATELLMGNALLAGAITLAGGAIGAGIGDGMAGAQLIAGVARQPESQNRLFTPFFITVSLVEATFFINIAFMALFVFATPGG
- a CDS encoding zinc-binding metallopeptidase family protein — encoded protein: MRDFICPQCGQHLAFENSVCLSCGSHVGFALAQRALLVLAEDEGPGFVDADSHQLCANLHVAECNWLVSGAGTATLCASCALTRTRPNDSDTTALPAFAEAERAKRRLIAELAELRLPVTGRDVDPEFGLAFDLLSSEQEQVMTGHHNGVITLDLAEGDDVHREQLRISMDEPYRTLLGHFRHEIGHYFYYRLVGASPDYLERFRALFGDADADYQAALDRHYQHGAPEGWEENYVSSYATMHPAEDWAETFAHYLHIRDTLDTAASFALAPAGGTFDRRVLGPSGFDTIIEMWLPLAWSLNMVNRSMGHLDLYPFVLPGPVLEKMRLIHEIVMAAGDTDQ
- a CDS encoding transglutaminase family protein — translated: MTGDLSPGAAPAIRYQVTHRTLYRYSDDVTSSYGRGYLTPRETDWQHCESSELIVEPEPSDRSTGRDLYGNLSLYFHVTTPHRELSVTARSIVDVENSAPPGAGWDQPWELARPASGETSGAAALATEFVLDLVPPEITEDVRDYAAVSFTAGRPLGEAVVDLMGRIYRDFEYRSGSTTISTKVSEVLAAREGVCQDFARIAATALRTQGLAARYVSGYLATNPPPGQPRLVGSDATHAWAAVWVPPDGWVAFDPTNDTLADERYVTVAWGRDYADVPPLRGIIYTDSDSSTIDVSVDVAPCEESPAHA
- a CDS encoding circularly permuted type 2 ATP-grasp protein — translated: MIGQYRSARAQGALFEVGRRGSQAGYDEFLAPDGSVRPAWIDLADAIAQRGRPGLDRLLDRVHTLIDSDGITYMDPRRASGSAPGPDAPVYPVPWRLDGLPLLVDPADWNVLEVGLTQRATLLDAVLSDLYGPQELISSGALPPQLLFAHPGYVRAAHGMALPGRHQLFLLGCDIGRAAAGDFRVNRDWTQAPSGAGYAMADRRVVAHAAPDLYEKVAPRPTSSFAQTLRLALIDVAPESVEDPTVVVLSPGIHSETSFDQAYLASVLGFPLVESADLVVRDGKLWMRSLGTLRRVDVVLRRVDADYSDPLDLRADSRLGVVGLVEVLRRGAVTVVNSLGSGVLENPGLARFLPQLSQRLLDEPLALPGAQSWWGGIDAERSHLLAHLSSLLVKSTVGEEVYTGPLESAQTLETLRARIEAAPWCWVGQELPELSVAPTYLRSGALTATPVGMRLFTVAQRGGYAPMIGGLGYITASGYSGSILNSFAAKDIWVQQPDRDQTERALTVAPLDAPVGRSVGSDAVSSPRVLSDLFWLGRYGERAENLVRLLSVTRERFHEYRYRQFMEASECVPVLLKALGDITGTATDAEDLGTQLWSLTVDKERAGSLAQSVERLGLAARAVRDQMSNDTWMVLGGMDRAIAAAASEYDEFTRSRDTPTRADDTVLAATQTQVLAGLLALSGLAAESTVHDIGWTIMDIGKRIERGLGLTALLRSTLTTVRGRAAEQSVTESTLVACESSVMYRRRTRGKISLEAVADLLLFDADNPRSLLYQVESLRNDLKSLPSASGTSRPERLVEDLVTQLRRIDPADLDTVGDQGQRETLSETLDNVHQVLRELSSVVTATHLSMPTGMQPLWGPDTRRRLP
- a CDS encoding transglutaminase family protein, with the translated sequence MGIKVALEHRTSYAFDRLVQVHPHEIRLRPAPHTRTPIEAYSLRIAPGDHFINWQQDAFGNFLARVVFPNRTRQLSITVGLIADLKSVNPFDFFIEEWAEHIGFGYPPALAADLEPYLKPVDESVPGSGPGELVRAWVANFTMPPDTRIIDYLVTLNQALCADVGYAVRLEPGVQSPDTTLALGIGSCRDTAWLLVSLLRQKGLAARFVSGYLVQLTSDIAEIDGPSGPVADFTDLHAWAEVYIPGAGWVGLDPTSGLFAGEGHIPLSATPHPSTSAAITGATDMCESTLDFSNTVTRVHEDPRVTLPYTAATWESVIALGEEIDTRLDAAAVGLTMGGEPTFVSIDDQVSEQWTTAADGKHKRVRASDLAARLKAAWAPTGLVQRSQGKWYPGEPLPRWQIGLYWRRDGQPLWSDPELLADPWDEDRPWSTPEGADRALLSALAGDLGLPDSQVRPAYEDPLSRLAAAVRRPEGAPVNSADDPSPQEDSAGVRAELLSRLDESVLEATAYVLPLHRGEDGWESADWTLRRGRIVLADGDSPAGLRLPLDAIAWKPAPRPAEADPLSAPAEFDAQRTGATAVVVPAEGAPTTALVAEIRDGLLYLFLPPLEQVEDFVDLIARIEAAVTCPLVIEGYGPPPDSRLEAMSITPDPGVIEVNVTPTGSFAEQSVQLRSLYEEARKARLTTESFDVDGTHTGTGGGNHITLGGRTPAASPLLRRPDLLVSLLTYWQHHPALSYLFSGRFVGTTSQAPRVDEGREEALYELEIAFAEIDRLTKTPEDGRASDVAPWHVDRALRHLLTDITGNTHRAEFCIDKLYSPDSARGRLGLLELRGFEMPPHFQMAMVQSLLVRALVARFWEQPLRAPLIRHGANLHGRYLLPHFIIHDIAQVAADLRAHGIAFETSWLDPFTEFRFPRIGTAVFDGIEIELRGAIEPWRVLGEEATAGGTARYVDSSIERVQVRVIGADRSRYVVTCNGEPIPLLSTENPDVQVAGVRYRAWQPPSALHPSITVDDPLRFELIDTANALSRGGCTYHVSHPGGRSYDDPPVNAVAAEARRGRRFDATGYTTGRVDLSDLREKQARMSTDAVAPGILDLRRARTVGRR
- a CDS encoding nitroreductase family deazaflavin-dependent oxidoreductase; translation: MTDDTPFNEQPVAVINEFNDSIAQEFRANGGEVGGQFAGVPILLLTNTGAKSGQKRLNPLAYFNIDDTIYIVGSFGGSDKDPAWVHNLRANPDAHIDIGAQGYDVVAHELSLDERDALYPKVVELIPVFADYQQKTARPIPIFELRRG